In Corylus avellana chromosome ca2, CavTom2PMs-1.0, the following proteins share a genomic window:
- the LOC132173084 gene encoding L-type lectin-domain containing receptor kinase VII.1-like — translation MKEQKHRQRLLLWFLLPVFLFFQSISAVDFVFNGFNSSDVLLYGLADVESRILTLTNKTTFAIGRALYPEKILAKKPNSSYVNPFSTSFIFSMAPYKNTLSGHGIVFLFVPVTGIEGASSSQHLGLLNFSNMGNPNNHIFGVEFDVFKNQEFDDISANHVGIDLNSLKSSAAHDAGYWPDNQRSDNSSNADDEKSFEELTLNSGENYQVWIDYSDSLINVTMALAGMKRPLKPLLNVSLNLSGVFQDEMYVGFTSATGQLVESHRILAWSFSDSNFSLSQELVTTGLPSFVLPKESIFRSKGFIAGITVGGFFGICLCALFALFWIKRQRRRARERAEMEEWELEYWPHRMTYIEIEAATRDFSEENVIGTGGNGKVYKGVLAGGAEIAVKCISHENDGMREFLAEISSLGRLKHRSLVGLRGWCKRDKGNFLLVYDYMENGSLDKWVFERDDRKMLSCEDRIRILKDVAFAVLYLHEGWEAKVLHRDIKASNVLLDKDMNGRLGDFGLARMHDHGQVPNTTRVVGTVGYLAPEVIRSGRASAQTDVFGFGILILEVMCGRRPIEEGKPDLVDWAWQLMVQGQLLNALDERLKAGGEFDGEEVDRVLHLGLLCAYPDSCSRPTMRQVVKVLEGKNGLEDEVETEDMDAYLLQRMKSMDKWSVIPRNFGFSLHPTFQDIRQSQSSTMSLSWSNSLVEGR, via the coding sequence ATGAAAGAGCAGAAACACCGACAGCGTCTCCTACTATGGTTTCTGCTGCcggtttttctcttcttccaatccATATCGGCCGTTGATTTCGTCTTCAATGGCTTCAACTCCTCAGATGTGTTGCTTTATGGCCTGGCCGACGTTGAATCTCGTATTCTAACGCTCACTAACAAAACAACTTTCGCAATCGGTCGTGCTCTTTACCCAGAAAAGATCCTTGCTAAAAAGCCAAACTCTTCTTATGTGAATCCTTTCTCAACTTCTTTCATCTTCTCGATGGCTCCTTACAAGAATACTCTTTCTGGGCATGGCATAGTTTTCCTTTTTGTGCCCGTTACTGGCATCGAAGGCGCGAGCTCATCTCAACATCTAGGCCTTCTCAACTTCTCCAACATGGGGAATCCAAACAACCATATCTTTGGTGTCGAGTTTGATGTGTTTAAGAACCAAGAATTCGATGACATAAGCGCCAACCATGTTGGAATCGACCTCAACTCCCTCAAATCAAGTGCAGCACACGACGCCGGCTACTGGCCCGACAACCAAAGAAGCGACAACAGCAGCAATGCTGATGATGAGAAGTCGTTCGAGGAATTGACGCTGAATAGCGGTGAAAATTACCAAGTTTGGATTGACTATTCAGATTCTTTGATTAATGTTACTATGGCTCTGGCAGGCATGAAAAGACCTCTGAAGCCTTTGTTGAATGTTTCTCTTAATCTTTCTGGGGTTTTTCAGGATGAAATGTATGTTGGATTTACTAGTGCTACCGGACAGTTAGTTGAAAGCCACAGGATTTTGGCTTGGAGCTTTAGTGATTCCAACTTTTCGTTAAGCCAAGAGTTGGTTACCACAGGTTTGCCATCTTTTGTTCTTCCAAAGGAGTCAATATTTCGATCAAAAGGGTTTATTGCAGGAATCACAGTGGGAGGTTTCTTCGGTATCTGTCTTTGTGCTCTGTTTGCTCTGTTTTGGATCAAGAGGCAGCGAAGGAGAGCTAGGGAGAGAGCGGAAATGGAAGAATGGGAATTGGAGTATTGGCCACACAGAATGACTTATATAGAAATTGAGGCGGCCACAAGAGATTTCTCAGAAGAAAATGTGATTGGAACCGGAGGGAATGGGAAGGTCTATAAGGGTGTTTTAGCAGGAGGGGCAGAGATTGCAGTGAAATGCATTTCGCATGAAAATGATGGGATGAGAGAATTTCTGGCTGAAATTTCAAGCCTTGGAAGATTGAAGCATAGAAGTTTGGTGGGGTTGAGAGGGTGGTGCAAGAGAGACAAGGGCAACTTCTTGTTGGTTTATGACTATATGGAAAATGGGAGTTTGGACAAGTGGGTGTTTGAACGTGATGACAGGAAGATGTTGAGCTGTGAAGACAGGATAAGGATTTTGAAAGATGTAGCTTTTGCAGTCTTGTACTTACACGAGGGGTGGGAAGCCAAAGTCCTTCATAGGGACATTAAGGCCAGCAATGTGTTACTTGACAAGGATATGAATGGAAGGCTAGGGGATTTCGGATTAGCCCGAATGCACGACCATGGTCAAGTGCCTAACACGACAAGGGTGGTCGGGACCGTTGGATATTTGGCGCCAGAAGTGATTAGGAGCGGACGGGCATCGGCTCAAACCGATGTGTTCGGATTTGGTATCTTGATTTTAGAAGTAATGTGTGGGAGGAGGCCTATAGAGGAAGGAAAGCCAGATTTGGTAGATTGGGCATGGCAATTGATGGTACAAGGGCAGTTATTGAATGCCCTTGATGAGAGATTGAAGGCTGGAGGAGAGTTTGATGGGGAAGAAGTGGACAGGGTGCTTCACTTGGGCCTGTTGTGTGCTTACCCTGACTCATGTTCCCGGCCAACCATGAGACAGGTAGTGAAAGTGTTGGAAGGGaaaaatgggttggaggatgaGGTTGAAACTGAGGATATGGATGCATATTTGCTCCAAAGAATGAAATCCATGGATAAGTGGTCTGTGATTCCACGAAATTTTGGCTTTTCATTACACCCAACATTTCAAGATATTCGGCAGTCCCAGTCTTCAACCATGTCTCTTTCTTGGTCCAATTCTTTGGTGGAGGGCAGGTGA
- the LOC132172548 gene encoding L-type lectin-domain containing receptor kinase VII.1-like — translation MDEHKHQQPLLLCFLLPVFLFFQSISAVDFVFNGFNSSDMLLYGLADVESRILTLTNRTYYSIGRAIYPEKIPAKNPNSSYVYPFSTSFIFSLVPYKNNPSGRHGIVFMFVPVKGIEGADPANYLGLLNFNNNGNPNNHVFGVEFDVFKNEEFDDISANHVGIDVNSLKSNASHDAGYCPDNSSDADDDKSFKELKLNSGENYQVWIDYSNSLIHVTMAPAGMKRPLKPLLNVSIDLSEVFEDEMFVGFSSSTGILIQRNNILAWSFSNSNFSLSQELVTTGLPSFVLPKGSIFRSKWFIAGITVGGFSGVCLCTLFALFLIKRKRRGVHVREREEMEDWELEYWPHRMTYVEIEVATRHFSKENVIGTGGNRKVYKGVLAGGAKIAVKCISHENDGMREFLAEISSLGRLKHRSLVGLRGWCKRDKGNFFLVYNYMENGSLDKWVFECDDRKMLSCEDRIRILKDVASAVLYLHEGWEAKVLHRDIKASNVLLDKDMNGRLGDFGLARMHDHSQVPNTTRVVGTVGYMAPEVIRSGRASAQTDVFGFGILVLEVMCGRRPIEEGKPPLVDWVWLLMVQGQLMNAFDERLKGRGEFDEEEVDRVLQLGLLCAYPDPSSRPTMRHVVKVLEGNKEVEDEVESEDTDAYLLRKMKSIPRNFGSSSYPTLGDTRKSHSSSMHFSWSKTMVGGR, via the coding sequence ATGGATGAGCATAAACACCAACAGCCTCTCCTACTATGCTTTCTGCTGCCcgttttcctcttcttccaatcCATATCGGCTGTTGATTTCGTCTTCAATGGCTTCAACTCCTCCGATATGTTACTCTATGGCCTGGCCGACGTTGAATCTCGTATTCTAACGCTCACTAACAGAACATATTACTCAATCGGCCGGGCAATTTACCCAGAAAAGATCCCCGCtaaaaacccaaactcttctTATGTGTATCCTTTCTCAActtctttcatcttctctttGGTTCCTTACAAGAATAATCCTTCTGGTAGGCATGGCATAGTTTTCATGTTTGTGCCCGTCAAGGGCATCGAAGGCGCAGACCCAGCTAATTATCTAGGCCTTCTCAACTTCAACAACAATGGGAATCCCAATAACCATGTCTTTGGTGTCGAGTTTGATGTGTTTAAGAACGAAGAATTCGATGACATAAGCGCCAACCATGTTGGAATCGACGTGAACTCCCTCAAATCAAATGCATCACACGATGCCGGGTACTGTCCCGACAACAGCAGCGATGCTGATGATGACAAGTCATTCAAGGAATTGAAGCTCAACAGTGGTGAAAATTACCAAGTTTGGATTGACTATTCAAATTCTTTGATTCATGTTACTATGGCTCCGGCAGGCATGAAAAGACCTCTGAAGCCTTTGTTGAATGTTTCTATTGATCTTTCTGAGGTTTTTGAGGATGAAATGTTTGTTGGCTTTTCTAGTAGTACCGGAATTTTAATTCAAAGAAACAATATTTTAGCTTGGAGCTTTAGTAATTCCAACTTTTCGTTAAGCCAAGAGTTGGTTACCACCGGTTTGCCATCGTTCGTTCTTCCAAAGGGTTCTATATTTCGATCCAAATGGTTTATTGCAGGAATCACAGTGGGAGGTTTCTCCGGTGTCTGTCTTTGTACTCTGTTTGCTCTGTTTTTGATCAAGAGGAAGCGAAGGGGAGTACATGttagggagagagaggaaatggaAGATTGGGAATTGGAGTATTGGCCACACAGAATGACTTATGTAGAAATTGAGGTGGCCACAAGACATTTCTCAAAAGAAAATGTGATTGGAACTGGAGGGAACCGTAAGGTCTATAAGGGTGTTTTAGCAGGAGGGGCAAAGATTGCAGTGAAATGCATTTCGCATGAAAATGATGGGATGAGAGAATTTTTGGCTGAAATTTCAAGCCTTGGAAGATTGAAGCATAGAAGTTTGGTGGGGTTGAGGGGGTGGTGCAAGAGAGACAAGGGGAACTTCTTTTTGGTTTATAACTATATGGAAAATGGGAGTTTGGACAAGTGGGTGTTTGAATGTGATGACAGGAAGATGTTGAGCTGTGAAGACAGAATAAGGATTTTGAAAGATGTGGCTTCAGCAGTCTTGTACTTACATGAGGGGTGGGAAGCAAAAGTCCTACATAGGGACATTAAGGCCAGCAATGTGTTACTTGACAAGGATATGAATGGGAGGCTAGGGGATTTCGGATTAGCCCGAATGCACGACCATAGTCAAGTGCCTAACACGACTAGGGTGGTCGGGACCGTCGGATATATGGCGCCGGAAGTGATTAGGAGCGGACGGGCATCAGCTCAAACTGATGTGTTTGGATTTGGTATCTTGGTTTTAGAAGTAATGTGTGGGAGGAGGCCTATAGAAGAAGGGAAGCCACCATTGGTAGATTGGGTATGGCTATTGATGGTACAAGGGCAATTAATGAATGCTTTTGATGAGAGATTGAAGGGTAGAGGGGagtttgatgaagaagaagtgGACAGGGTGCTTCAATTGGGCTTGTTGTGTGCGTACCCTGACCCAAGTTCCCGGCCAACCATGAGACATGTAGTCAAAGTGTTGGAGGGGAACAAAGAGGTGGAGGACGAGGTTGAAAGCGAGGATACGGATGCATATTTGCTCCGAAAAATGAAATCCATTCCACGAAATTTTGGGTCTTCATCATACCCAACACTTGGAGATACTCGGAAGTCCCACTCTTCATCCATGCATTTCTCTTGGTCCAAAACTATGGTGGGGGGCAGGTGA
- the LOC132172551 gene encoding L-type lectin-domain containing receptor kinase VII.1-like, which yields MDEHKHQQPLLLCFLLPVFLFFQSISAVDFVFNGFNSSDMLLYGLADVESRILTLTNRTYYSIGRAIYPEKIPAKNPNSSYVYPFSTSFIFSLVPYKNNPSASNGIVFMFVPVKGIEGADPANYLGLLNFNNNGNPNNHVFGVEFDVFKNEEFDDISANHVGIDVNSLKSNASHDAGYCPDNSSDADDDKSFKELKLNSGENYQVWIDYSNSLIHVTMAPAGMKRPLKPLLNVSIDLSEVFEDEMFVGFSSSTGILIQRNNILAWSFSNSNFSLSQELVTTGLPSFVLPKGSIFRSKWFIAGITVGGFSGVCLCTLFALFLIKRKRRGVHVREREEMEDWELEYWPHRMTYVEIEVATRHFSKENVIGTGGNGKVYKGVLAGGAKIAVKCISHENDGMREFLAEISSLGRLKHRSLVGLRGWCKRDKGNFFLVYNYMENGSLDKWVFECDDRKMLSCEDRIRILKDVASAVLYLHEGWEAKVLHRDIKASNVLLDKDMNGRLGDFGLARMHDHSQVPNTTRVVGTVGYMAPEVIRSGRASAQTDVFGFGILVLEVMCGRRPIEEGKPPLVDWVWLLMVQGQLMNAFDERLKGRGEFDEEEVDRVLQLGLLCAYPDPSSRPTMRHVVKVLEGNKEVEDEVESEDTDAYLLRKMKSIPRNFGSSSYPTLGDTRKSHSSSMHFSWSKTMVGGR from the coding sequence ATGGATGAGCATAAACACCAACAGCCTCTCCTACTATGCTTTCTGCTGCCcgttttcctcttcttccaatcCATATCGGCTGTTGATTTCGTCTTCAATGGCTTCAACTCCTCCGATATGTTACTCTATGGCCTGGCCGACGTTGAATCTCGTATTCTAACGCTCACTAACAGAACATATTACTCAATCGGCCGGGCAATTTACCCAGAAAAGATCCCCGCtaaaaacccaaactcttctTATGTGTATCCTTTCTCAActtctttcatcttctctttGGTTCCTTACAAGAATAATCCTTCCGCTAGCAATGGCATAGTTTTCATGTTTGTGCCCGTTAAGGGCATCGAAGGCGCAGACCCAGCTAATTATCTAGGCCTTCTCAACTTCAACAACAATGGGAATCCCAATAACCATGTCTTTGGTGTCGAGTTTGATGTGTTTAAGAACGAAGAATTCGATGACATAAGCGCCAACCATGTTGGAATCGACGTGAACTCCCTCAAATCAAATGCATCACACGATGCCGGGTACTGTCCCGACAACAGCAGCGATGCTGATGATGACAAGTCATTCAAGGAATTGAAGCTCAACAGTGGTGAAAATTACCAAGTTTGGATTGACTATTCAAATTCTTTGATTCATGTTACTATGGCTCCGGCAGGCATGAAAAGACCTCTGAAGCCTTTGTTGAATGTTTCTATTGATCTTTCTGAGGTTTTTGAGGATGAAATGTTTGTTGGCTTTTCTAGTAGTACCGGAATTTTAATTCAAAGAAACAATATTTTAGCTTGGAGCTTTAGTAATTCCAACTTTTCGTTAAGCCAAGAGTTGGTTACCACCGGTTTGCCGTCGTTTGTTCTTCCAAAGGGTTCTATATTTCGATCCAAATGGTTTATTGCAGGAATCACAGTGGGAGGTTTCTCCGGTGTCTGTCTTTGTACTCTGTTTGCTCTGTTTTTGATCAAGAGGAAGCGAAGGGGAGTACATGttagggagagagaggaaatggaAGATTGGGAATTGGAGTATTGGCCACACAGAATGACTTATGTAGAAATTGAGGTGGCCACAAGACATTTCTCAAAAGAAAATGTGATTGGAACTGGAGGGAACGGTAAGGTCTATAAGGGTGTTTTAGCAGGAGGGGCAAAGATTGCAGTGAAATGCATTTCGCATGAAAATGATGGGATGAGAGAATTTTTGGCTGAAATTTCAAGCCTTGGAAGATTGAAGCATAGAAGTTTGGTGGGGTTGAGGGGGTGGTGCAAGAGAGACAAGGGGAACTTCTTTTTGGTTTATAACTATATGGAAAATGGGAGTTTGGACAAGTGGGTGTTTGAATGTGATGACAGGAAGATGTTGAGCTGTGAAGACAGAATAAGGATTTTGAAAGATGTGGCTTCAGCAGTCTTGTACTTACATGAGGGGTGGGAAGCAAAAGTCCTACATAGGGACATTAAGGCCAGCAATGTGTTACTTGACAAGGATATGAATGGGAGGCTAGGGGATTTCGGATTAGCCCGAATGCACGACCATAGTCAAGTGCCTAACACGACTAGGGTGGTCGGGACCGTCGGATATATGGCGCCGGAAGTGATTAGGAGCGGACGGGCATCAGCTCAAACTGATGTGTTTGGATTTGGTATCTTGGTTTTAGAAGTAATGTGTGGGAGGAGGCCTATAGAAGAAGGGAAGCCACCATTGGTAGATTGGGTATGGCTATTGATGGTACAAGGGCAATTAATGAATGCTTTTGATGAGAGATTGAAGGGTAGAGGGGagtttgatgaagaagaagtgGACAGGGTGCTTCAATTGGGCTTGTTGTGTGCGTACCCTGACCCAAGTTCCCGGCCAACCATGAGACATGTAGTCAAAGTGTTGGAGGGGAACAAAGAGGTGGAGGACGAGGTTGAAAGCGAGGATACGGATGCATATTTGCTCCGAAAAATGAAATCCATTCCACGAAATTTTGGGTCTTCATCATACCCAACACTTGGAGATACTCGGAAGTCCCACTCTTCATCCATGCATTTCTCTTGGTCCAAAACTATGGTGGGGGGCAGGTGA